TTTTAATGTCATTAAGTTTTAATATTGCGATGCGAGCTCAAGAAAGTAAGACCACGGAAACGGGTAAAATTTATTTTCTACGCTCTACTGGTTTTCAAGGGTCAGCAGTTGCTTTTAAAACTTTTATTGATGGAGAATTTGTTTGTAAACTAAATAATAAAAAATATTCTATACACGAAGTTCCTGTTGGTAAACATGAATGCTCCGTACAATTTGGAGGAAAAAAATCTAAAGAGAAAGCGGAGAAGTTTGAAGTCCAAGTTGAAGCAGGCAAAATTACCTATGTACAATTGGTATTTGAAACGGGATTATTTATTAATAACATTTATTGTGAAGAAGTAACCGAAAATACGGCAACGCAAAAAATGAAAATAATGGAAGAAGATACTAAGTGTCTTTAATTCCAAGGTTTTAAAAATAAAATAAATTGGATTGAAAGTGCGTGAGGGATAGTAGTGAAGCTCTTTTTTATCTTGTTTTTTCAAGATAAAAAAAGCGGGAACGAATAGCCCGACCCGCAGGGACACGCCAAAAACAATAAAACAAACACAACTAGCTAAAAGCTAACAGTTAAAAGCTTATATAAAAATGAAAAAAGTACTTTTTATCGATCGTGATGGAACGATTGTTTTAGAACCAGAAGGATACCAATTAGATAGTTTAGATAAATTAGAATTTTATCCAAAATCATTTCAATATTTGGCTAAAATTGCGAAAGAATTGGATTATGAGTTAGTGATGGTAACTAACCAAGATGGGTTAGGGACGGACAGTTTTCCGGAAGATACTTTTTGGCCTACACAAAATTTCATTTTGAGAGCTTTTGAAAACGAAGGTGTTTTATTTGACGATATTTTTGTAGATCGGTCTTTTCCAGAAGACAATGCACCAACACGCAAGCCAAGGACAGGAATGCTAACAAAGTATATTGATAATCCAGCCTATGATTTAGCAAATTCCTTCGTATTAGGAGATCGATTGACTGATGTAGAACTGGCTAAAAATCTAGGTGCAAAAGCGATTTTTATGAACACCAGCGAAGGGGCAGGAAGTGGTGAGATTGCTTCGAAACGTGAGGAGTTGGATGACATTATTACATTACAATCCACTGATTGGAAAGTAATTTATGAGTTTTTGAAACTCGAAGCGCGCTCCGCTACAATATCAAGAAAAACAAATGAAACGGATATTTACATTAATTTGAATCTGGATGGTACGGGGAAAAGCAAAATCGAAACTGGAATTGCCTTTTTTGATCATATGTTAGACCAAATTGCGCGTCACGGCCAAATGGACTTGGAAATTCTTGTAAAAGGAGATTTGGAAGTAGATGAGCACCATACCATTGAAGACACGGCAATTGCACTAGGCGAGGTTTTTGCGAAAGCATTAGGAAACAAGTTGGGTATTGAGCGTTACGGTTTTTGTTTACCAATGGACGACTGCTTAGCGCAAGTTGCTATTGACTTTGGAGGAAGAAACTGGTTGGTTTGGGAAACGGAATTTAAACGTGAAATGGTTGGGAAAATGCCAACAGAGATGTTCTTGCATTTCTTTAAATCTTTTTCAGATGGAGCTAAAGCAAATATCAACATCAAAGCCGAAGGACAAAACGAGCACCATAAAATTGAGGCTATTTTTAAGGCTTTCGCCAAAGCGATAAA
The Flavobacterium sp. WC2421 genome window above contains:
- a CDS encoding DUF2846 domain-containing protein, whose product is MCKKLIIVLLMSLSFNIAMRAQESKTTETGKIYFLRSTGFQGSAVAFKTFIDGEFVCKLNNKKYSIHEVPVGKHECSVQFGGKKSKEKAEKFEVQVEAGKITYVQLVFETGLFINNIYCEEVTENTATQKMKIMEEDTKCL
- the hisB gene encoding bifunctional histidinol-phosphatase/imidazoleglycerol-phosphate dehydratase HisB is translated as MKKVLFIDRDGTIVLEPEGYQLDSLDKLEFYPKSFQYLAKIAKELDYELVMVTNQDGLGTDSFPEDTFWPTQNFILRAFENEGVLFDDIFVDRSFPEDNAPTRKPRTGMLTKYIDNPAYDLANSFVLGDRLTDVELAKNLGAKAIFMNTSEGAGSGEIASKREELDDIITLQSTDWKVIYEFLKLEARSATISRKTNETDIYINLNLDGTGKSKIETGIAFFDHMLDQIARHGQMDLEILVKGDLEVDEHHTIEDTAIALGEVFAKALGNKLGIERYGFCLPMDDCLAQVAIDFGGRNWLVWETEFKREMVGKMPTEMFLHFFKSFSDGAKANINIKAEGQNEHHKIEAIFKAFAKAIKVAVKRDTEKMILPSTKGML